TAGCTTTCCATTGTACATACTTTAGAATGTATCTAATATAAAGCCTCTACGCAGATCTCCACTTCAGGCATGAACTTTTAGGTTGAGACTGAAGCTGACCGGTTTAGAGCCTTAAGTTTAAAAACGTTCCTACTCCTGTATCATCAACGAACAGCTACTGATGTCGACAGCTACTTATGAAATCTTTCTAATTTCGACCTATTGCCAAAGACTCCATGAGGCGATTGAGTTAATTTTCTGTGAGGTGATTTTAACCTGTTGCTGCGAGCCATAGTTGATAGCTCCTAAAAAATACCAACGAAATGGAATAACTGTTAAAGAATCAGAACAACAGACTTATCTCACCATCATCAAGTTTCAATGATTTCTGGTTCTAGATCTTAAATTACACACACAGCAAAGTCAAAGttactttataaaaaaaaacatccacaaaataacaacaaacaGCAAGTCTTACCCGGAGGTAACATGACCGTCATGAGGCGTTAATGGGGGTACTGGTGACCCACCCGAATCTTCAGATGgtgtttttgataaaaataaatttccaccAAATTCAGACACTAACGTTATGGGTGAACTTTTTTGAGTGAattcgatgataaaatttaaattaaaacaaaaaaaaacgaaattgaaacgaaaagttCGAGTGTTATTGCGTGTGGAACATAAAAACCAAACAATCAACGCAAAACGGTGTTAAGATTagtgtgtttgtttgtattattTGTATAGTAAATgtgaaatcaaagaaaaaatccCAGGGCAAGCATgaagaaatttggaaaaatatattttaagatgaaaatgtttttctttcattaaaaaaattgttttgtttcagcTTAACGTGAACCGTAAACGTTACAACGAACGATTTCTGATTCGCATAAAAAGCCATCAAAGGCACaacaaacgagaaaaaaaaatccgcgCGCACCACATCTTCACTTCAAGTGACTTACCTCGAAAAGACTTTGGAGAAAACGCTCTGATTGGAATCTCCGGTGTTCGGTGCCGATTCAGTCTCAGCCGGTTTTCCGTCACCCGTCAATCCTTCCACCCAAGTCAGCGGATACGACAATCGTTTCAGCATTTTGTTCTTCTTATTGTCGGAGCTCTTATCACTGCTCGAACTGTGATCGGCGCTGCTGCCGACACCGTCTTCAACGCTAAAGCTCACACTAGACGTTTTCTTACGTCCACCGCTCTCCAAATTTTGCGATTGCGCTTGACTCTGAGCATTCAAAATGCTTGGTGGACTTTCCGTGTACAGGGCCGGTGCAATAGTCAATGGTGGTGCCCAGTCCGAACTGAGAATGATGTCTGCGTCACTGTAATTCTTTTTCGCCGGTACTTGCGGCAATGGTGGGTCACGTATGTCAATGCCCGAGTCGTGACAACTCTGTTTGGTCAAATTGTTACTTTCATCTAGTGAACTAGCCACGACAACTGGAACTTCCGGACAGGTACTTTCGATGCTGTCGTCTTCAATCGATCTGCTGATATTGGAAGAGTAAATTGACAATCAATGTTCGTTTAGAATTCATCGCATAAGTGAAACAAACCTTTCTTTGCTTGGCACGGCCCAATGATGATCTAAGAGACTTCGTCGCCGTTCTTCTAGTGACCGTAATTCCTTTCCGAGAGAATTAATTTCATCGTCAGTTTTGACTGTAGAATTTATCACTAAAACCGAGACAATTTCGGAACGTTAAACTTCAGTCATCAATTAAAAGCAACGCCACGCTCACCATCCTCGGCCTTATTATCTTTGGTTTGATCAGCGGTAGACGTTTCGTTATCGTCATTGTTATTTGGTGGTTCTGTGGACGAGGGCTTGTCAGCGCTACCGCAACTTTCAGTCGAATCGGCATGAGCTTTCTGCAAGTTTGTCGGTGTGACCAATTCTCGTTCAAAAGCTTTCGGGAAAGCATCACCTTCCCGATCGTTGCTAGAGCAGACACTCTCCTGATCATCACATCCTTCAACTGATCCAGTGACGCCGAGCTCCGGGAATGTTTCATCCTGAAAAGCAATCTGTTTTCAACGGcacatttcaaattcaatgaattgaaCTTACCTTAACCAGCAGAGAATCTTTACCGGGTGAATGTGATGACTCGCAACGAATATACTGTTTCGGGTAATAAATTTCAGCTTTCTCTGTACTGCTGGAAGGAAGGACATCAATTATTAGTTGTCGGACGAAAGGGTTAACGTGTGTGTTTGATACATACTTTGAGTCACCGCAAATTTTCATATGAGCAATGTCGTGGAAAATAGCAGCATTCACCACTAATTCCATCGGTGCAATAACGCCATAACTCTCCGGACCATGTTCAATGACTAACGGATCGGATACATTGGGATCGAACATAACAGCATTCGGCGTTACCAGTAGAACTCCACCGACAACACCCTGTCCGTCGGTGATATGGCGCACATTAATTTTAAGGAAACGTTGTGTAATAACTGGATCGTCATCATTGTGAACATTTGGCGAAGAAATTCGTTCCATGTGACCGGGCCGCGGTGATGATGGACGCAAGCCATCGAGAAGTTCTGCAAATGTAAATTAGACAATTATTTTGCTGGTCGGCTGTTATGGAGAGAAAACACGAAATGATTTGTTTGATTGAATGTTATTGAAAGCGAGCTGATATCGAAATTACGATGTAAACAGCCGAGATTCAGTTTACGCGGAGATTctatttattttgcattttatttcgcTGTGTTGCACCCCATTCACGATCGAAATCACGTTCTGTCGCAGTTCGGAAATCTGTTGTAAGTGTCGATTGTTTACACTCACAATGCGAATGCTGTGACAACATTGGTGCCAATAAAACAATCAATTAATGAAAACCAATTACAATCAAAATTGCTCCTCAACAAAACGCTATGCTACATACAGTCTGGTGTTATTCAAAGCAAACAATTTGATAGAGGCAGACACATTACAAGATAATCGGTcggcaaatattttatttcattcagaAAATGACGAGTTCCAATTTCGTGAAATATATGCGAAAGATAGTGATGAGTCATGCTACCGAACGTGTCGTTGTTTACAATTGCGGGATAAATCGAATTGTTTCGGTTTCAATAAACTGGAGCTGCTACACAAAGGAATGgatgataaatttgttttgtaaaaataaaattcataaattaaacAGCGACGAACCAGGAAGAAAACCTTTAGAATATTTATGATGAACACTCATCCAGTATTTGAGTTTGAATTCTCACGTTGGAAATTTTACTGCCATGGTAATCACTCGATTATCTTCAATATTTGTGTCTTTTGGCTTCTACTATATCCATTTCCCTGTACACTTTTTAGATGCCCTGTCGACATAAAATATCAGCGGCAATATTTTGCCTAATACATACTTCAAGACAGGTTAATTGTGACCTCCAGTACACACATTTTGTAGATAAAAAACTAGCACTTTTGTTAGGTAGTTGTCTGAAGTTAAGACTCTTAACAAAAGGATTTTCCCAATGTCTtgctatcggatctattacttcatttgatctaaatattttcttaaaatttggtttcaaatcttttaGGACATTTGCCATTTGACTTGTCGGTTATCTCGGagatttctgaaaaatttagcgaaaaaagaaattgagacGAAAATTCTGTCGTTTTGTGAAAAGTTATTTCTGCTTCCTTACGAGAGCTGCAGAGGCAGCCAGCACCGTTGCAATTGCAGCCATAGCAACAGCTATCGTGGCAGTATTTCTCATAATCATAAATTCCCGTGAAAGTTACGTCTTCTCGAAAGCTATGATTCGTTGAAAGTTAGTcacaaatgaaaagttttagATGCTCGAGGGCTATGCCACTATGAATCCTCCATCGTTATGACGACTAGCTTTGTTGTTCATTCAGTTATTCATCAGACTCaacaataaaatggaaaattacaatttgtgCAGAAATGTTACCGTTATGTTCTCATACGTATACGATTACATTGGCTTATATTACGAAATAGGATTTGCCTTTAATGCAATTTGTTCTACATTAAGCTGCAtaagattttaaaaataatggAGCACCTGTTgccattttctcttttttttacaaaaataaaattgccaCGAAATCGGCAAATGTTTTCTTCGATACAACAAAACACTGAAGCAACAGGTGCAACcgcaataattattttaaaaaaataaataattatttatgtaaaaaagaCCGTTGacagtgatatacgtaagacTATGGGTGTATTATACACATCATTTGGTATCGTAACAGTAATTTATCACGACAAAACTTTATCAATACGAGTGGAGCTTGGACCATAATTTTCTGTTCTGTTCTGTTCTACATTAGATTGAATTCATGACcacttttcaattgaaaacttAGTGAATAGACATGCTGGTTGATTGCAGTCGTAACGAGAAAAGTTTgtttcgttgaaaaaaaacattttccatgaaaattcGGTTAATTGATGAAGTTATGACAATTTGTGAGATAGAGTTATACATACAACAAAAAGCACATAACATCAGCCAAATTAGTGTTAGAATGAGTGCAGGATGTCCGATATTagaattgataaaaaataattgaagcaAAATTCGCAATTCACCTGATATAAACTTGAACATcgtttaacaaaaattgaatcgaaaagtaaataaaaattatgttcgAAGAAATTAACAatcgaataaaacaaaaaaaacaacaaaaatcgaaGTCAAAATAGTAAATTCTTTAGACTGTAACCTGTAAAGTGCTTCGTCTAGGTTACAATCTATGACAAAACATTAGCACTCTCTTTATGTGTGTGTTATGTATACATAATGTATAGGTATCACCATATCAAAAGAATATACAACTGCTGGGTGCACTaactacattttttgtatgattaATTTTTCCGAATAGCAACAGTAGGTTTGGCATACTTGGAAAGTATATATTAACTTATTATAACATGGTTTTTCTAACCCGAACACCGTACACTTTATTAATTTCCAAGTGACCTTGCAATGCTCCAGCTGTATAAGCTCGCAAAATTTTCGACTAAACTTCCATTCAATAGCTAGCAAAAGTTTgttaacaaattgaaattaattaaccAAAATGTGTGCtggtaaaaattgtgtttaacTGCGcgtatttttttctgttcaacGACTACAACattttaaactaaaataacGATACCAATAACAGATAATGaaagatttttgtattttattcatATTACCACCAGTTTTACAGAATACACTCGTGTACATGATCTTAATCGAATAAAAGAAgactcaaatttttttttgacagaCTTATGGTAATCGAACTGTTAATTTGTATGACAAATCAGCGGATTcgaatgtttgtttttgcacATCATTGGACTTCTACTGATATAGGTAAATTGTATAATTTTAGATTATTTTGcgaatgttgtttttttaattataaaaaccACAACAAATAGAATAGAACACACATTcgtttcacacaaaaacacCGATTGTGTCTGGATTCGTGTCGCACTTCTGTctgtcaaacaattttttttttgacatttgcgATTTTCCAAAAGTGACAGTTTAAAGTCTACAAAACATAGTTTTCGATATTATAGAACACTAACAAGCGGTTAGCTTTTTATCGTGTTGGTTTGTGGCTCTGCTATTACGTATGATATAGATAGTGTAGAGTAGATGGGAACAAAgctttttaacttttaaaatGTGAATGCTCGGTGTGTTTACATTTACTCCGGACAGTAAATTCAGCTACTGCAAAAATTCTGAAACGTATATCGTATGTACCACATTTTGATGCTATTATTGGAAACTATTGCTGACAAGCAATAAGGACAGTCGTGTTTAACACACAGCTAACAAAAAGCTTCCTATTACATTTGTGGTTTCTTTATGTTTATGAACACAATAGTTTGTTCATAAATATCATTAATACACCACAAACGACCTTTTAGCTATCTACTAAAACACTGACTCAAAATGCATGACTTTTTAAGTAATGTcgattattttgaataaataatttccaatTCCTATTGTGTTCCATACAGTGATCAAAAGATTTACAACAAACCTCAAACTgttcatacaaattcaatgaaGTAAGGTTTTCTTCCAAATAGCTCCGATAGTATACGTAGCATCATGTTGTCAATTGTGAGCCCATaaatggtttccactcaacaaaaaatactccgtgagagagtcGTGAGAAAACGAGCTGTCAAGTACACAAAGCAAAATTggagaaaaatcaattttgtctctcacacggagaacttttttggtaagtggaaatcaagccttacaGAGAAGAATGCGCCTgaacgaatgaaaatatttcacagtATCAATTTCAGACTTTGTGTTTTCAGTTGTAGAATATGGGTACACTATCATTGAAATGCAAAGTGATTGTGGTCTGCAATTTTTTCGGCAAAAAACATCTAACAATAGAAAGTCTTGAGTCGtgaatctagattttcatttgttaaatgaattttcgtggaaacaattacaaaccacaacaactcccaaatTATTTCGATTTCACTTTTCCGCTGTAGCTTTCTCAATTTATCAAAGATCTGCAGCACCTTTATCTCCTACATTAACTTTACAAAATCTGctaatcatctgctatcgacagcaacaaaaaaatcgatgaCAACGGTTAATATGGTCTTATGCAGCGAATTCAACAAAtaaccaaatgaagtaaaagatttgtaaaTCTAATATTAGGCAATATACTTTCAACAACAGAAGCAACAGATTCAATGAATCTATTCCTGTCATTTCTAAAATGATCAccgaaaaaacaatttatttttccactCACCTTTCTCTTCAAGTGGTATTTCATCACTAGACGACTTTCTCGTTTTGTCGGTTGGGCTAGACTTGCCGGACGCATCGTCACCGTCCTCCCGTGCAGCTGATTTATCCGGTACCAACAATTGCTGTCCCGGATAAATAAATGAACTATTTAGCTTATTTATACTAGTTAATTCGGAGGGTGTTGTATCAAAACGAGCAGCAACGGATGTAAGTGTGTCCCGATTTCCAACctaatgaagaaaattttgcaattcaAATAAATCCATTTTTCGTATGAAATTCAAATCGTTGTATGCCATACCGTATATGATTTGGTTGGAATGCTTGGTATGGATCCACGCTGTTTTCCGTCTAAAGTAAAAATGGAGAAAATTGGTTAATCAGTTTCTTAGTGaatcaatttaattgttaATCAGAAAGTGACGGAATGAAAGTGgagaattcaattttgatccGGCGAAGACTTACCTCGTCCTTCGCCACGATATACTAATAATTCATAAGGTTGCCTTACTTCTATATTAATGTGACACTTAGAATACAGCACAATGAATTCGGAGGTGTTACAGAAGgtgttaaaaaaagaaaagatggTAACGCGCTCCATATCGATACTAAATCTACTTTTCAAAGGGTATTCTCCTTTTCAGAACTAAATTACTAGACGCGAGATGGATACAGTGTCATTGTAGATTTAGGTTTTGTGATGGGTTTAGTGTAACAAGTGAAAGCCGAAATTGTAGTTGGACAACacaaatttgcagaaattacGTTCCAATGTCACAATTGTGATAACGAGAGAAAACTCATCAACATGCGACAACCTGTTACATTTTTCGATCGCATTCAGTCGTGATAATGTAATCGCTGAATACATTATACTTGGCGGTTTCAGTTCATTACTTGAATTTGGCTAAAAACATTATGACACAGACAGATGTTGCAACACTTTTAATTGGTCaaagtaataaaaaagaattaaaattttaattctatcTTAGTTTTGCGCGGAAAGCTGAAAGACGCGGACGTCGAAAGGTCACGCCAAAGACACATAATACACAACCACAGCAACAAAAAAGTATCTTTAAATAAACTAACACTTCGGTGGcaaattttctgttcaaaaataatttttgtcgtaaaatttattgtaaataatgTACAGCCGAAAGAATACATAACACTCAAAGACGGGAATGGTATaccgaaacaaaaatttattttccaaaaatttcagaCAATGATAAACATTGCTTGTGTTTGTGTTATTATTTATACGATTTAATCTGTAAGAAGAAGTAATAAATTTCGACTCAAATGAATATGCAAAGTATATTTTCTTTGCATAAAGGAGAAAACAGAATGGAAGTAATTTCATCAAGTGTAGCACTTCAACCCCCCGACGATACAATATAGCCGTAtatgaaatgataaaattttcaacgagaaaaactttattattccaaaaatgattttcgaaCTTTGACCTTAAGACTTctaaacaaaattgatcccaATATTTGGGCACTTCGGATTAGTTTATCTTTTCGCATGGCTCGTTAATTATTCTATTCGAGTTGCTTGAACCCACACACAGTTATCTCcatttatttacaatatttttttttgcttccgCTGACgcatttagaatttaaatggCCCAACGAGTGGAGAAGGAGAAGTCTTAAGCATTTTCCCTGTTTATAGCATTTTGGATAAGCCGTTTATGGAGTGGTTTCAATAACGAAACAATACAGCAAATTGGTAAATTCGCCATGTCTTTTGCTTTTAGTTTCAAGATGTGTTCATGTGCAATATTCGAACACTGAAGATCAATTCATGATAATGTGTGGAATCTACAGGCTACCGATTCTTACAATTAATATCTCATACATCGCAGATTTATGACATTCTATTGAATACGAAAAGTTGCAGAGACCGCAAAAAAGAGCGTAATcctaatacaaacaaaaactaatcCATTCAAGCAACGAGTTATAAATTGGCCATGAAATTATAGACGAACAGATGGTTTCTTCGTCTTAGATATTAAGTAGAAACGCAAAAGCAATTGTAGATGTGATTTTAATCACGTTCTGCGCTTCTGTAATTTTATGTGACTTGTTTTCTAATTGATAATCAAATGAGTCACAAACTCCGAAATgataaacacatttttttttgaaaagtaacGATGTTACGGTCCGTTGTATCTTATCAAACTTTGTCCAAATTATTAATTGCGATTCACCGGAACATTAGAAGACAATTTCGTGAAAACTTGTTACTACAAAAGATATGTTAAGTGGAAAGATAAGTCCAACGTTTctatgaattttgaaaatatattttttttggctgTGAACAATGTCTGGACATGCCCACTGGACATGATTCAATAGCCTCAATATCAGCAAAGACACACTGATTGTAGAGTAGAAGAAAGTAAGAGGTCAGGAAAGTGGTGGtttgataacaaaaatatttgtattcgGTCAGTACTGTATGCGGATTGTGAATTTGTCAGTAGTAAGGCAATTTATGCATGATAAGAACATCTTAGTCTATGAACTCACCTTTTGATAAGCGTTCCACACTATCAAATCGTCCTTCGACCTTCGACCTTAGTGAATCCAAATCATATGGAGCTGCAAGACCATGATCAACACTTCTTGATTTACTCCTGTAACACAAGCGGAAAGATAATTTCATTAATCACACGAGTTGTTGTGCATGgtgtttataaaatgaaaaacgagaGAATGAAAAGCATGATCACAATTCCAGTTGAACTTAATAATTTACTTATCAGTTGCAGTAACAGTTCATGCGTTGCATCGTTAAACTTCCgattatggaaaattttctaattaaatCATTTGCCCGCTACAAATGGCTAAAAAACTTTCCTATCGAACAGATAGCACAACCATCAAATATCGAAATGAGGCAATTTCAATCTTCAtatcaattttgtattttaataattagctaggaaaaaacataaacaaatatAAAGGTCAAGACCGTACGTCGGTTCAGTTCACATTGTTATTTAGTAAAAGAAAACCACAGCGATGCAAATTTATAATTggaatttaaatcaaaaacactttaaaaagttcattttactatATCAACTGGTGTGTTtagtacaaaaacaaaaccaatcAGTCTTTTCTATTTGAAGAACTGTGGCTAGaaagtgttatgatgaaagagatagaaatattttgacaagtaccccaaggcaacttataataaactggtcttcggtcctctcgctctcaacgtaacacgttgaaagagaaagcaatattttgacaagtaccccaaggcaagttaaattaactagtcttcggatctctcgctctgatcataacagtctagtTTGCATAAAGTGAcataaagtaatagattttgtatgtATCAATCACTAAGAAATGTTGTAGTAGATTTATTAAATAGACCTATTTTAGCTAACCAAAAAGAAGTAGCAAATTTAATGATGAAGCGATCTCTAATCAAATGAATcgaattgaaaaacaattacATTCTCTACAACTTACGTATCAAAAACGTTCACTGGTTGTCTTAGCAAAATTACAATGAATTGTGAACAGAAAAGGATTTCGTTTAGGAAACATTTGTTTGACAAAACGTACATACACCGACGCTAAGCCAAACCAACTACCAACTTTATTTCATCTTAATAACAATAATGGGAAACATTAAGTTTATTTTGCGTTGTTACGAGAACAAGTtaagtgaaaataataatttctttacGCTTTTGTACAATGTTGTGTCATGTCAATGTAGGaggatgcaaaaaaaaaaattggattaatttttattaatgcGTTTCGAGCAGTAATGTGtttcttgtttatttttgCGGCAGAGAATTCATGCaataacaaaatgttgtaATTAGGACGCACATTTCACGTATATAATAAGAAATTGAACAAAAGGAATAAATTTGCAAGTTGCAAAGGAGGACCTGTGCATTAAACCATCAGATAAAGCGATTTCTTTTTATGTTCTCTTGAACGATCTTGAATGTCATTAAAAATATTGCTCCGGCATTATTGAATGCTATCAAACATCTCAAGCAGAAGAAATCGCAAagctgaaattaaaaattttcactacATTCTGCACTTCCTCATATATTCATCTTCCCTATATGAAAATGGGGATATTTAACGCTGCGTAATATAGACCTTCCCGCGttccattttgaaattttagctATGATGATAATAGGTTCACCGTTTGTTTCAGTTAAAGCTGAAACCATAATAATTGTGAAACAAAACTTGGTGTAGTTGGTCGAACCAAGAATTCACTTATACAAAATTAACGCTTCAATGTCTCGTTCCTCTCAAACTTGCATCATCAGAGTTGATGCATTCGGAGAACttataacaaaataataattagtaGCAAATTGAGTTGGAAAGACTGAACAATTTCTTTAGCCAAAGATCAGTTCAAACTCACTTCAAAGTGTGTGAAAGTTGAAGCAAGATTTGAAACTGAAACCACAATAATTATGACACCAAATTTGGTCGAACTAAGTATTCGTGTATTGACAACTTTATAGAAAATAACCGCTTCAATGCCTCGCATTATTTTAGATCTTTCAAACTTGCATCATCAGAGTTGATGAATTCCGAGAACAAAGGAAACAATTAGCAGCAAATTGAGTCTGGAGAGACTAAATAATTGCTTTATTGGTAACGCTGACTATCTATACCTTCAAAGTTCATTTATTTCTACAATAGTAAAGCAGCAGCTTTAATTGAAGTTTGAGTGTTGTTCAACACTCGTTCCAATATTCCCACCAGTATTTCTTCTACAATTATGTTGCACACTTTTTATCGGTTGAATTAACTTAATTTATCGATCTCCTGACTCACTAACTTCAAGTACGAGTAGATTGTCCCATCACGTAACATTTTATTACCGGCTATATCAGAACCGTTTTATAATAGCCGGCGAGTTTGGCAAAGAAAtgatttcgaaataaaatttcgaacagTCCGGTGTTATTCTTATCAGATTGACGCATTGTGCTCAGCTGCGAACACAATACAGACAGAAAATGCATTTAATTCTTCGGacttttgtttgatttatgattttataaaCTTTGAAGCACATGGTTTCGGATACAATACCAAGATATATGCTGATAAGACATGCATTCATATGGATCCACTATGTATTTCTATGTTTTATTTATCATCGTCATTTCCTATAACATCATATTTGTACATGAACGTACATGGTTAACAATGCACATTAGCTCAGGTGG
This genomic stretch from Bradysia coprophila strain Holo2 chromosome II, BU_Bcop_v1, whole genome shotgun sequence harbors:
- the LOC119067842 gene encoding oxidation resistance protein 1 isoform X20, with amino-acid sequence MYTSVFCKTGELLDGLRPSSPRPGHMERISSPNVHNDDDPVITQRFLKINVRHITDGQGVVGGVLLVTPNAVMFDPNVSDPLVIEHGPESYGVIAPMELVVNAAIFHDIAHMKICGDSNTEKAEIYYPKQYIRCESSHSPGKDSLLVKDETFPELGVTGSVEGCDDQESVCSSNDREGDAFPKAFERELVTPTNLQKAHADSTESCGSADKPSSTEPPNNNDDNETSTADQTKDNKAEDVINSTVKTDDEINSLGKELRSLEERRRSLLDHHWAVPSKESRSIEDDSIESTCPEVPVVVASSLDESNNLTKQSCHDSGIDIRDPPLPQVPAKKNYSDADIILSSDWAPPLTIAPALYTESPPSILNAQSQAQSQNLESGGRKKTSSVSFSVEDGVGSSADHSSSSDKSSDNKKNKMLKRLSYPLTWVEGLTGDGKPAETESAPNTGDSNQSVFSKVFSRRSSIGTFIRPHSSEGTHPTKPNKAPPPKLDYRSMVSIDDMPELFVSFDKLIPRPARACADPPLYLRLRMGRPIGKAMPLPTAVMSYGKNKLKTEFIFSIPKNRTDELYRFLNTWVPHLYGELDEEQITARGFELIQHDTEWVKGGQSKDGRTNSDGEDITELTRESWEVLSMSTDEYRKASLFASGSFDLDFPIPDLIGTTEILTEEHREKLCGHLPARAEGYSWSLVFSTSQHGFSLNSLYRKMQRLESPVLVVIEDTEHNVFGALTSCSLHASDHFYGTGESLLFKFNPSFKVFHWTGENLYFIKGNPESLSIGAGDGKFGLWLDGDLNQGRSQKCSTYANEALAPEEDFVIKTLECWAFV
- the LOC119067842 gene encoding oxidation resistance protein 1 isoform X13 is translated as MASPSRDCSSPKQRSHVSSGTQSNKQMMRSTAPMATSTDSNSSGSLNLSGSPTTLSIHNNGNRGGNTSLPPIGSGPSRQRSLRDRLKEGITGSFTWQSRRASTDVGLSLSSDNIAPRPFRSKSRSVDHGLAAPYDLDSLRSKVEGRFDSVERLSKDGKQRGSIPSIPTKSYTVGNRDTLTSVAARFDTTPSELTSINKLNSSFIYPGQQLLVPDKSAAREDGDDASGKSSPTDKTRKSSSDEIPLEEKELLDGLRPSSPRPGHMERISSPNVHNDDDPVITQRFLKINVRHITDGQGVVGGVLLVTPNAVMFDPNVSDPLVIEHGPESYGVIAPMELVVNAAIFHDIAHMKICGDSNTEKAEIYYPKQYIRCESSHSPGKDSLLVKDETFPELGVTGSVEGCDDQESVCSSNDREGDAFPKAFERELVTPTNLQKAHADSTESCGSADKPSSTEPPNNNDDNETSTADQTKDNKAEDVINSTVKTDDEINSLGKELRSLEERRRSLLDHHWAVPSKESRSIEDDSIESTCPEVPVVVASSLDESNNLTKQSCHDSGIDIRDPPLPQVPAKKNYSDADIILSSDWAPPLTIAPALYTESPPSILNAQSQAQSQNLESGGRKKTSSVSFSVEDGVGSSADHSSSSDKSSDNKKNKMLKRLSYPLTWVEGLTGDGKPAETESAPNTGDSNQSVFSKVFSRRSSIGTFIRPHSSEGTHPTKPNKAPPPKLDYRSMVSIDDMPELFVSFDKLIPRPARACADPPLYLRLRMGRPIGKAMPLPTAVMSYGKNKLKTEFIFSIPKNRTDELYRFLNTWVPHLYGELDEEQITARGFELIQHDTEWVKGGQSKDGRTNSDGEDITELTRESWEVLSMSTDEYRKASLFASGSFDLDFPIPDLIGTTEILTEEHREKLCGHLPARAEGYSWSLVFSTSQHGFSLNSLYRKMQRLESPVLVVIEDTEHNVFGALTSCSLHASDHFYGTGESLLFKFNPSFKVFHWTGENLYFIKGNPESLSIGAGDGKFGLWLDGDLNQGRSQKCSTYANEALAPEEDFVIKTLECWAFV
- the LOC119067842 gene encoding oxidation resistance protein 1 isoform X19, producing the protein MYTSVFCKTGELLDGLRPSSPRPGHMERISSPNVHNDDDPVITQRFLKINVRHITDGQGVVGGVLLVTPNAVMFDPNVSDPLVIEHGPESYGVIAPMELVVNAAIFHDIAHMKICGDSNSTEKAEIYYPKQYIRCESSHSPGKDSLLVKDETFPELGVTGSVEGCDDQESVCSSNDREGDAFPKAFERELVTPTNLQKAHADSTESCGSADKPSSTEPPNNNDDNETSTADQTKDNKAEDVINSTVKTDDEINSLGKELRSLEERRRSLLDHHWAVPSKESRSIEDDSIESTCPEVPVVVASSLDESNNLTKQSCHDSGIDIRDPPLPQVPAKKNYSDADIILSSDWAPPLTIAPALYTESPPSILNAQSQAQSQNLESGGRKKTSSVSFSVEDGVGSSADHSSSSDKSSDNKKNKMLKRLSYPLTWVEGLTGDGKPAETESAPNTGDSNQSVFSKVFSRRSSIGTFIRPHSSEGTHPTKPNKAPPPKLDYRSMVSIDDMPELFVSFDKLIPRPARACADPPLYLRLRMGRPIGKAMPLPTAVMSYGKNKLKTEFIFSIPKNRTDELYRFLNTWVPHLYGELDEEQITARGFELIQHDTEWVKGGQSKDGRTNSDGEDITELTRESWEVLSMSTDEYRKASLFASGSFDLDFPIPDLIGTTEILTEEHREKLCGHLPARAEGYSWSLVFSTSQHGFSLNSLYRKMQRLESPVLVVIEDTEHNVFGALTSCSLHASDHFYGTGESLLFKFNPSFKVFHWTGENLYFIKGNPESLSIGAGDGKFGLWLDGDLNQGRSQKCSTYANEALAPEEDFVIKTLECWAFV